The sequence CGCCTGTAAAGATCGAATCTTAGAGGAACTGTGTTGCAGGGTAACGGCGATGTGGCTGGTTTGGGACTACGGGGAGAGGACGGGGTTGAGGGGCTGGAAGGGCCTTTCTTGGGGAATGGTGAGTGTACATTTCGATAAAGATTTGATCATTCCCTAAAAAGAAGATTTGATATGTGCTATGATATGGTTTTGCTGAAGGAATTTGTGGTGGTTAGCCCTAATGCCTATTATGTAAAATATAGTTGTTAAACTACACATAACTTTCTAATATCTGAATTTCATTGGGGACTTACGGTCATTCCGTTGCTATGTGTAGTTTAATCCCAATGATTGAACATGATGCACCCCATTCAGTTACTGCACACACGTGTATTAAGTGGGAAAGTGCATGACTACACCCCATAAGACCACGGAATCCCTGCAAAATTCGTAGCATGTGTTGTGATAGGCACGGGGTAATTCATAAACTATTCTTTTTAGATGCATTATCTACATTCTATTAATCACCATAAGTCGATCTAGAAGCACcgtctttctctttttcctctaATCAACAACCTAAACTTTGGCCTTTAGAGTGAACATGCATGGTGGCTTCTATTATCCCACACAACTTCACAGGTTGGTCTGAATAGTATTAGATATTTCTTTTATAAAGTACATACTTCAACTTAATCTTACTGAGCCTGTATTGTTGACACAATATTAAATATTTCACAGATTGGTGCTCTGAAATAGTATTAAATATTTCACAGGCTTCTATCGTAATAGTTTTTCTTCTTTGGTTCAAAAGAAGGAATATGTGTAAGACTTCTCTTAAACAACGAGATCTAATAGAGCAGGGCAAATAGTAGCGTATTAATTACCTTATCCTGTTCATTCTGATTGTAGACATGTATgcgtactctttttttttttttttttgacacagATGCATATGCTTCATCAAGACAGTAACACCTTGGCATCCTACAATTGTTTCCTTTTCCAATAGAGCATCAACACAGTTAGTTATGCCAATCACGTATATCGGTTGCATACTCATATCTGCAATATCGCCTCTTATGATTGGTGGCCAAGAAGAACTTGTTTTATCTATCAGCAAGTTTGGAATTAACACAACCTTGTTAGTGCTTATATCCACATATACATCTCAATTAGGATCTTTTGTTTGCAAGGAATCTTAATTAGGATCTTAGTTCAACTTTAAATCAAAGCGAAAGCATGGATGTGAATACTGGCCTGTGCCTGCAGTTGTGCTGAAGCCTGCGATCCCGCTACACTTGTGGTACCTAAAGGCGGCGACACCCAAGGAGGCAGATGCCATCTTGGTGTTGTCAAGGACGTAAGGCCACAGTACTTAGGAAGGGTCTTGGCACTGCCCGTACGTGAGCAAGGTTTTTTCTTTAATACGACGTGAGGAAAGGCTAGTCCATTAGTTGATTGGATCAGATTCGTTTCCTTAAATTTGTATTCATATTACTTCAAGTAAGAGAGAATCACAAGATCTACGGCAGATATACTCCTTTGTAATTAGGGCTCATCTCATTAAGGGctagatgttttgctttttgtgagaatttctagattttctctttttctcagattttcttgattttaggatttttgtCGTGCCTTGGACACCACATGTTGTTTTTGTTATATAGGATAGTCATGTTGAGACGGTTCATATGTTCACAAATATTCAACTGTTTTGTCACACCAGTCTTTATGCTTGCCCAGTTTATGTTTGTTGGCTAACAACTTTGCATCTCACCAATAGGTTCCACTTCTTGGCGGAGCAATGTGCGCCTGCACATGGCATTTCTTCTACAATTCAGAGTCTCTTGAAGTAagctacccccccccccccaagttaAAAATGTTGTTTCATTTTTTGTTGAATTCAGATATAACTAACATTTATATGTCCCAAGTTTTGTAAGTGTTCTCATTTGTGAAATGCCATTGTGCACCTGGCCTTGCCCGAAACGAAACTTAGATATTATACTATTCTCCGCATTTTTTATGAAGTCTTTATGAGTTCTTCTGCTTATATTGTTTGCTTTCGTGATGATGTTTTCCTTACTTGGTCCATAGGTCCTTGTAGCACTTCAAGGTGCTCTGACAGTGATTGGTAACATAACAATGTACATAGCTGCATACCGCATCTTTAAAGCGTCCCAGGAAGGCTCACAAAGTTCATAGGTTGCAAGCTTGTATGCTTATGTTCTTATAACCGGTTGTGGCAAGGTAAATGCGACATGCTCTTGCTTTTAGCTGACAGAGATGAAAATGGAGGATTTTTTGACATCTGAGGTAGCTATTAGATGAAAACTTCTTAAAAATGAGAACCTTCAAGGATATTTctgtttgatatatatatattgctctaTGTAATATCCCCAGTCTATAAAGGGTTTCTTGCATATTGtcacatatacatgtgtatatatacttgCACAgggtgtcggtgaatcaggaaccgggggtccccgaatcccgaggccgggccagcaatccgtcacgtggcgccatcccgcgggatCTCCTCCGAGAggcaaaaagattaagtcccgggagagggcgctcggggccacagtcagtggtccccgaatacccaagttccccgatgatctgtaaagtctaagtgccgggaagagagagctcggggaggtatacggtgacccccgagcacccgaatcccccgacgaccaagaaagctaagtaccgggagaaatgtgccAGGGGCCGAGAGCGGTGgccccttgggcacccaaataccCCGatgacccactgaaggaagtttcgggagagagtgctcggggctgcgtgcagcggtccccgagcactcggtcccctgaGAATCCGTAcgagcgtgcccgggagagagtgctcggggaggtgaacagtagcccccgagcactcggttccctgaggaccaaggaagggcattctcgggagagagtgctcggggaggtgaacagtgacccccgagcactcggttccccgacgactcagaaagccccctaacagtggcccccacagggacccactgatgaggtgtcagccagtcaaaggcccaaagccgcatttaagagcgcgcgtggcctgtcacctccaactgctcccgccacgctcggtgtcagttcccgccacattctggcagaagggtggtgtcattaaatgcacgggtcccatctcgtgctatccggcccgtctcgggataacgtcgtgagggttGAGGCATTTCGtctaccgcgctgctgtggcaggagaacaagacagggcgggcacgctgggccgctctgcgactgcccggtgggcctgggccctctccacggcgcccgttgccagtgcatttatgatGACGGATGACCGAGCGTGGggtgcattttccacccccggtcacttcgcacataggctatgatgacgcccttaacatttatggtgccttggagctcgtgccctcccgttcggggcacgctactgccggcgggtatttaaagccgccggcagcacggacaaagagaGGCGCTGAGGTGAATCAATCGCTCACAAGTAGACAAGCTGGAAAATTTCTgagcaagctcgacaagttagacaatctctaAAGGGTTggaaaatcccagaggaagtaagtagcgaagagaagagaagatcgagagcacccaaagccaacagatacacgtagatcgaagaacaaggagcctcaggctctaggatagacaaacattcttgtaaccagcaacatccttgagggacattctcagggcatttatagtgtccatacaggagtagggtgttacgccttcgtgcggcccgaacctgtctaaacaccagcgtatttacttcgttccgcactagatcgttccaccccgccgaccatcgcatttatacccatttatttttccagcgaacatattcaggatcatccccccggtcgaatctctaaaaaggggtccctcaggatccttgcgacaggagttaaccctccggcACAGGGCTtccagggaatacaagttgatATTCCTAACATTGTATACATAGCTAAAATTAAGATTAGGGTTCCTCCTCTCCCTGTGTGTTGCAACTTCACGCATCTACAAAAAATTCGTCTCTTCCCTTCGGATCTTCGCGCGTCTCGTTGTTGGCCACAACATCGGCGGCCTATTCATCCTTATCGATCGGTGCGCGCCGTAGATCTGATCCACCATTGGCTTCTCTCATGTTGGCTCCTTCTCTCTCCATCGTCGGTTCTCTCTTCCGGCTCTCTCTCGTCACGAGCGCCTTGCGTGCGGCCGAATCTCTTGTCGAGCTTGCCCCTACTCGTCAGGCTTGGTCTCTTGCACTCCCGCGCCCCCTCCTCTCCGCTAGCCATGCCAGTTGCCTCCACCCTGGCTGCCTGCGCATTGGTCGCTCTCGGTGTTTGCCAACCCGGAACCTCGCGTCCCGATCGGACTCCCGCTGGGCCACCGCTCCCGTCGCCCGGAACCTCGTGCCCTGGTCAAACTCCCGCTGCTCGCACTGCCTCTCGGTCATCTCTATGCTGATCTGGTCGATCCGTCGTCGCCTTGTCCTCCTTCCTCTCACTGGATCCTCCCGCCGCAGCCTCTCGCCCCTGTTCGCTCGGTTGTGCCTTGGGTGGTTCTAAAACAGAGCTGTCCTTCGTAACACAACCCgagccagaaaaaaaaaagcaaaaaaaaacaaacgtaGCATCTCACCGCTTTTTTTGCGCTCTCGCCGTCGCTTGCCGCTTTTCTTTGTGCTCACGCCGTTGTTTGTTGCTACTTGTTGTTTGCTGCTACATTTGCGCTCTCACCATCAACTACCGCTTCTCCTTTGCGCTCTTGTTGTCACTCGTCACCTCTTCATGATGTCGTCGAGTACCGTTTCAGTTCCTTGGTGCTCGGTGCTCTTTGATGGTGCCAACTACTGGAACTTTGAGCAGCATATGCGTGTTCACATGCGCGGCTTTTGTCTTTGGGGTGTTCTCTATGGCGATATTCCTTGTCCGCCTTCCCTGTTGCTTCTGATAGAGCCCGTGCAGCCGACTGTTGACACATGAGACAAGGCAGTTATTGACATCATCACATCTGCTTATGAGAAGGTTATCTTCGCCTATTTGAAAGCTTTTGAGCTATAACGTGATTGGTTGTTTGACTGTGCTCagtggatggatgatgatgctcgtGCGACATCTATTCTGATTGCTAGTGTAATGCATAGGTTTTCTTCTGAGATTGTTGGGTTCTCTACTGCCTTTCAGAAGTGGACTCATCTTCGTCAGACCTATGAGCTGTCAGGGGATGCTCTTTATCTATCTGTTGTTCAACAGGAGCAGTCTCTTCAGCAGGGTGATGCCTCAGTTGATGCTTTCTATGCTCAGATATCATGTGTGGCATCAATTGgactttctttctatttttggttGCCACTCTTGTCAATGTTGCTTGGATCTGCGTGCTGAGCGTGACTTTCAACGCCTCTACGAGTTCCTGACTCGTCTTCATCCGGAGTTTGAGCAGCGTCGGGCTCAGCTACTTGCTCGATATCCTCGTGTCACACTTGTGGAGGCTCTTACGGAGCTGCGCTAAGAGGAGACTCGTTTGTGTGGTTCTAGATCCCTGCCACTTCCTTCAGTATTGGCTGCCCGTCCACCTGTTGCACCTACGTCTTGGACTACATCGTCGTCACCTCCTCGCGTGCCTTCTTCATCACCTGCAGCCTCTTCAGGTGGTGGTCGTCCGCGTTGCGCCTACTGCAGCAAGGAGGGCCATGTTGAGGCGAACTGCTACCGGAAGAAGAAGCATCTTCAACGTTCCTTTGGTGCTTCTACCTCGGCTACCTCCTCGATTACCTCTTTGATCAACACTCAGTAGGAGATTGTGATGCTGCTTCGTTGCCTGGTTGTGTAAGACCCCAACCTGGGATCATCTGTGTCACTTGTATCAGTCACTGGGTTATATAGTTGATACGCACAATGTTATAGTTTTAGTATCACAATCAAATTTCGTACGTAAATATTAAGCTTCAGAGAAAACAAAAGGTTACAAatcatactgtatattacaaatctGGTCGAACGGTTAACAAAAAGTACAGCAGCAAAGACCCAAAGTCACAAGCaactagggtgcgaacgcgacttatAAGattactcttcatcctcgccttcatcTTTGTCGAAGTCGGCATCGACTTTCTCATCTGAATAACATCAAGAATGAGTATGCAATGTActtagcaagccctatactacttctaggtgttgatagatgcataaaagggggtaattcaaggataaggctttacggtttagtctTAAGCGTAAAtcagtttatgcaggtatccacttgcatcatctatgattgacttcAAAATAGTTTCAATAGTTCAAAACCACGGAACAAGCTATATTTGGGGGTTTTCGATCATAGGAGGGGCTACCCCTTACTCCGCAGTCAttatcatcacatctggtgtacctctagtaccacacagtttctgacggattgagccaggaacctcatcacacggacacctagtccacacactcactcatcaaaacataCGCACCCAGGTCTATTCAAGTGTGACCATGCCTTTGCATGtgcatgaccgtggacacggctattcgaataggtttacattctgtagaggttgtacaactttactcatacgatatgctcagcctccaaccgttgcaagcagaAGAATGAATCATATCGAGACACTCCAACCATCTTTCCTGCTGGgtttttctacgagatttactcCCAAACGCTAGAGTCTATCTATTGAAGGTCAGTCttctttttaagcctaggccggtACTAGCAACCTTCAAACAAAGGCACATATGGACACTTGACTGCTCACTGCTCttagcctcctggtatgatgctcaactcagtccggtgaaaaaagtcaagtcctacccattcaggacgcatggttgcacggagGTGACTAAGCATGATGGCGTAAGACTCGTCCTTAAGCGGCTAAggtaggtatcttctggcaatgaacaccacaaaggtgatTTAAGCCCCTAGAAGCATCTttatccagagtactactccacatACCTCCGTCAAAtaattttcacctatttttataCACCTCCCACCATATCTCACATGacatcaagaatttcacaaccatcaaggatccatggtatatgagtttaaCATTGACAATAGTGATTCTTATCTCCGAGATGATGTGTTTTAAAAGTGACGTCTCTAAGGAGACGTATTAATTCTTAAGCATGCTAGGTATCAAGACAttgtctgtcattaatatagataacaataggtaattTTAGGGTGATATGCACTTTGGATGATAACTTTTATGATATGGCAattgtttaataggattaactattacaagtaattTGTAAAAACGTAATACATaacacatgcgatataagtctaGTTTTAGTTAATAATGTAGATTAGTTAAAAACATAggttaaatatgatcaagaagatatgacttgccttctctgaggtTTTCTTAAAAATTTTGGTTGTAGTTAGGATCTTCCTCGCTCTTGAGGCTTCCGGTGCAGCACTCGTAAAATTTTGGTGGTTCTGCAATTGTGACTACGATAAATAATGGTgacactagagaagaatcaaataacaccaaatgagccctaatgtaTCACATTTTGATAGATAGGTAGAtatcgaatttagatgaatttcggtgaaagaatcgccgaaattaGAGTCAGAatagagaagttatgactcctggaagatttaatctaaaattaaatcaaaaaattataaaattgcaCTATTCATAGTGAGGCCCacgggtgggacccacatgaacagtactggTTGGACCGAAGTGGGCTTAGATGGGTCGGGTCTCGACCTGGATGGGTCGGGCTGGGTTTGGGCTACACAGTAATAGGTCGTACAGTGTAGGCCCGCTCGAGCTTAAGCTAGTGGCTAACGGGTTGCGGTGCTGGGCTAGCCCATTGAGGCACGGCTAGCGGGCGGCTGGGTCGGCTTGGCGGCCAATCGTGACTGGGCCGAGTCATGGCCCACTTAGCCAGGTCGAGCCACGGCCTGTGGTCAGCCTGCGCGGGCACGTGAACGCGCGTGAgcgaccggggggggggggggagggggaaagTGACCGGTTGCGAGGAATTGCAGTGGAGCCACGCTGAAATGCTTGCCGGTGACACtccggctagggtttcacgaCGAGAAGTCCACACCGGGGATCTATACGCGACAGGGAATTCAGCTAGGGGCTCATCGACGGCGACCGACAGCGAGAGCGATACCAGACGACTGCCGGAGAGGGGGTAGCAGTGTGGGCAAAATcggggcagcacctcccctgcattgagaggtgccaacctgcaaggAAAAGGGGCCCTAGGCATCATGTCACGATGGCCGGTCACACACACGAAGTATCAGCACGCCGACAACAACCACCACACGGCGGCGGAAGTTAATAAGCACGGTGGCGCGTTTTCTGCCGCCACTGGGTGGCCGCTGGGGCGTGACTACGCGCTAATAGAGAGCTTGGGGCGATGACATGCTATCTACGCAGACACGAGGGGGGCTAGAAGGCTCGCCGAGCTCGGAGACAGGGAGAAGCTACGGCGGAACGATGGCGTCGAAGCAGCGAACAACTGGGCTTCGGCTTGGACGGCCTCTCGTTGGGCTTCCGGTGAATGGACGGCGACACGAGGACGATGACGTCTCCCTGGAGCTCCTCGGGGCTTATGGACGGCGGAGGTGCGGTGGCATGAATGGCGACGACAGCGAGGTGGCGTGGTGAAATGGAGAAAGATTGAGAGAGGGAGATCGGGggccctatttatagaggggagggGCGCACA is a genomic window of Phragmites australis chromosome 17, lpPhrAust1.1, whole genome shotgun sequence containing:
- the LOC133897917 gene encoding uncharacterized protein LOC133897917, with the protein product MASLRLVAALAPSSPPPPPGREPRRPPSAVRLASGVALAAAAVAAAASPPALAALSEPANALSLPTWAVHVSSVAEWVTAMWLVWDYGERTGLRGWKGLSWGMVPLLGGAMCACTWHFFYNSESLEVLVALQGALTVIGNITMYIAAYRIFKASQEGSQSS